Sequence from the Coriobacteriia bacterium genome:
GCCCGTAGGCGTTCCGACGCACCGTCGCGTTCATCAGTCCGAGAGGCTCCTGATCGGAACGCGCGTCTGCGATCTCGGTCGCCATGAGGATCGCGCCGGCACAGGTGCCCCAGACGGCCATGCCCTCGGCGTGTCGGGTCCGGATGGCCTCGTAGAATCCGTACGTCTTCATGAGCTTCGCGATAGCGGTCGATTCGCCGCCCGGGATGATGAGGCCGGCCAGCCCCTCGAGCTGGTCCGGCAGGCGCACGGCGAGGGCCGAGGCGCCCAGCCCCTCCAGGTCGAGTATGTGCTCGCGAAACGCGCCCTGCAGCGCGAGGACGCCGACCCGCACGTCTACCAGCCCCGCTCCTGCATACGCTCGGCGTCGGGAATGTCGGAGATGTTGATGCCCACCATGGCCTCGCCGAGGTTGCGCGAAACGCGGGCGATGATGTCGGGATCGTTGTAGTGCGTCGTGGCCTCGACGATCGCCTTCGCGCGTGTGCTCGGGTCGCCGCTCTTGAAGATGCCGCTGCCCACGAACACACCGTCGCAGCCGAGCTGCATCATCAGCGCCGCATCCGCCGGCGTCGCGATGCCGCCCGCCGAGAAGTTCACGACCGGCAGCGTCTTGTTCTCGTGGACCCATTTCACGAGCTCGTACGGGGCCTGCAAGTCCTTGGCCGCCCCGAAGAGCTGCTCCTCACGCAGGCCGGCGATCCATCCGATCTCGTCCAGCATCGTGCGCATGTGCCGCACCGCTTCGACCACGTTGCCCGTCCCGGGCTCGCCTTTCGTGCGAATCATCGCGGCACCTTCGCCGATCCGGCGAAGCGCCTCGCCGAGGTTGCGCGCACCACACACGAACGGGACCGTGAAGTCCCACTTGTTCACGTGGTACTCCTCGTCGGCGGGCGTCAGCACCTCAGACTCGTCGATGTAGTCCACGCCGAGAGACTGCAGGATCTGCGCCTCCACGAAGTGGCCGATGCGGCACTTGGCCATGACCGGTACCGACACTGCTGCGACGATCTCCTCCACGCGCGTGGGGTCCGCCATTCGGGCGACGCCCCCTGCCGCGCGGATATCGGCGGGCACGCGCTCGAGCGACATGACCGCGACCGCGCCCGCGTCCTCGGCGATCTTCGCCTGCTCGGCGTTGACGACGTCCATGATGACGCCGCCCTTCAGCATCTCCGCGAGGCCGGTCTTGACCCGCTGGGTGCCGGTGATGGGGTTATCGCTCACGAGATCAGATCGCTCCTTGACATAGCGGGGACGCGAATCGACCCCGGGGGTACGTGCGTAGTGATTCTACCCGCGCCTGCCAGCACGAACAACCGCGACGGACGCGCTACTGCATCGAGATGTTGACGTCAGGCCGGATGACCTGCATCCATGTGTTGCCCGGCGAGAGCTTCACCTGCGTCCCGTCTGCCGCCTTGAAGACGGGCGGCGCATCGGCCGTGGCCTCCCAGGTGCAGTCGTAGCGCTGCCCGTTGCGGAACACGGTGGCGAGTCCGCTGCCGGTGAGCACGATCTCATAGGTCGTGCTGCCCGCCACGTCGGTGCTCGCCGTCTTATGCTGCGCCCACATGACAACCACGTTGGTCGCGCGGAGCTGCTCGCCGGTGCCCGCATCGTTGAACGCCTTGCCATTGTTCTCGCGGAGATACGACTTGGTCGCCGCATCGTACGTCCAGGTCACGGTGTTGTAGCTCGAGAACGGGATCGTGAACTGGGTGATCGTGGGCGTGCTCTCGGTGGAAGACGCGCGATCGAAGGTCAGCCCCGTGATGCTCATCGTCGCGGGCATTCCCCGCCTCTCACCTTCGGCGCGAAACGCGGACACGCTCGCAAACAAGTTGTGCGGAGCCGAATGCTTCTTCGAGCGGGTGAACGGCCCTGTAACACCCGCGTCCTCGCTCAGGTTCTCGATCCCGGCGGCGTTCACCGCGGCGTTGACGGCCGGGCTTGCGCCCGAGAAGCCGAACAACGCGTGGTACTGCGGCACGATGTAGGTGTCCGAGAGCCGCGCGGAGCGCACGGGTCCGAGCTCCTCGGGCGCCTGCGAGTGGAACATCGCGTTGAAGCGCGTGATGCCGCCCTCGGTGACGCTCTCGTAGACCACGTCGGCAAGCTGGAGGTTCGTCTGCGGACGCGATTCGACGGAGTTCTCGATCTTCACCGAGACGACGCGCTGCGTGACCGCTTCCGCCGAAGGCGCCTCAAGCCCCGTAAGGGGCCAGCGCGGCGGTTCGACCGGTTTATCGATGGTGCGCTCGGTGTCGGCCTCGGGCCAGGTGCCGACCACTTCCGGGCTTTCCTTCTTGCAGGCGACGAGCCCGCCTGCGGCCAGCGCAAGCGCGAGCACGACGACGAGCACGATCACGATCGTACGACGGGTCATGAACAAGCCTCCTTGGGTTCCCGACAAGGATAGAGAGGCAGGCCGAGGGGGTCAATGCGAACGCGGCATGGTGTGGACATGTCGTCACCCGGCCCCGGGGTGTCTACAATACAAGCGAGACGACGAGGAGCCCCATGGCCTGCTATCTGCTGCACGTGCTCGAACAACAGGACCCGCGCCCGTACGAGGATCCCGCGGTCAAAGACGTCGTCGGCACGCTGCCGCAGTTCTACTGCACGAAGTGTCAGCCGCTCCTGCGCCTTGCGCCAAGTGACGCCATCAAGTGCCTGGGACGCGAGGAGCCGTGCTGGATGGCGGCGGGAGGGCCACCGTGTCCCGAGGCGGAGCCGCCTTCAACCGACGCATGGGACCCGAAGACCCAGTTCTAGGGTGTGTCCCCGGCTTCCGCGCGCCCGAATGCCAGTGCCCGCCAGACCAGCCAGCCTCCCGCGAAGACCAGCGGCAGGGTGAGCAGCTGCCCCATCGTGAGCGACCCGAAGATGAATCCCAACTGGGCGTCCGGCTCGCGGAAGAACTCGATGCCAGTGCGGAACACCGCGTACAGCAGGAGCAGCGTGCCGACGATCAGCCCGTCTCCCCGCTTGCGGCGCGACAGCACCCACAGCACGCAGAAGATGACGAGCCCCTCGAGGACAGCCTCGTAGAGCTGTGAGGGGTGACGAGGCAGGTCGCCGGGTGCACGCGGGAACACCATGCCCCACGGTACGTCGGTGGTCCTTCCCCACAACTCGCCGTTGATGAAGTTCGCGACGCGTCCGAAGAAGATGCCGAGCGGCGCCCCCACGGCGCCAAGGTCGAACATCTGGAGTACCGGGATCCCCTTGCGGCGCGCCACAAGCCACCCCGCGAGCATGATCCCGATCAGACCGCCGTGGAACGACATGCCACCATCCCAAAACGCCAGGATCGAGAGCGGGTCGTCCCAGTAGGCGCCGACGCCATAGAACACGACGTACCCGATCCGGGCGCCCGCCACGAGCCCGATCACCGCAACGAGGACCATATCGAGCAGGTCGTCGTCGGTGAGCGCGACCTTCCAGCGCCTGATGAGTGACCGCGTCACCAGGCCCGCCACGATGAAGCCGGCCACGTACGCCAGCCCGTACCAGCGGATCGCGATCGGCCCGATCTCCAGCATGACCGGGTCGATGTTGGGATACGGGATCGCAGCGATCACATGGCCTCCAGCCGCGCGATGCGGTCCGCCAGTGGCGGGTGCGTGTTGAACAGAGCGTTCATGCCACCGGCGCGCTGAGCCTTGAGCGGGTTGGCTATATACAAAGACTCCGTCGCCTTGTTCGCCGAGCGCAGCTGATTCGGGTCCGCACCGATCTTCCGAAGCGCGCTCGCAAGGCCCGGCGGATAGCGCGTGAGCATCGCTGCGCTCGCGTCTGCCAGGAACTCCCGCCTCCGGCTGATCGCCAGCTGGATGAGCGATGCCGCGAGCGGCGAAAGGATCGCGAGCACAAGGGCGGCGATCATCATGATCGCCCCGAGCTGACCGGCTTCACTGTTCCGCCTGCGCCCACCGCCCCACCAGAAGCTGCGCAGCATCCACTCGGAGATGAGCGTGACCGAGCCGGCCAGCACGGCTGCGAGCGTCTGGAGCAGCGTGTCGTAGTTCTTGATGTGCGAGAGCTCGTGGGCGATCACACCCTCAAGCTCCTGCCGGTTCATCATCTGCACCAGCCCGGTGGTGAGCGCGATCGCCGCATTCTCCGGATTGCGGCCGGTCGCGAACGCGTTTGGGGCCGGATCGTCGATGAGGTACGCCCGCGGCACCGGCAGTCCCGCAGCGATCGCGAGTCCCTCCACGGTGTTCACCACGTACGGCTCGGTCTCGCGGGCCACCGGGCGCGCGTGGCTCAGCGCCAGCACGATCCGGTCCGAGTACCAGTACGAACCCCAGGACATGACGAACGCCACGACGAGCGCGAGCACGAGGCCGAGGTAGCCCCAATCCGTCGCCTGCCCGAACACGAAGCCGATGAGCGCGACGAGGAGCACGAACACCACGATCAGTGCCGTGCTCCTCAGCTTGTTCGACGCTATCTGATCGTACACGAGACTAGAACTGCACCTTCACCGGCTCTTTGGCCTCTTCGCCGATCTCGAAGTAGTCACGCGGCGAATGGCCGAACATGCCCGCCACCACGTTCGACGGGAACGTCTGCTGCGAGGTGTTGTACGTCATCACCGAGTCGTTGTAGAACTGCCGCGCGTAGGCGATCTTGCTCTCGGTACCGGACAGTTCCTCCTGGAGCATCATGAAGTTCTGATTCGCCTTGAGGTCCGGGTAGTTCTCCGCCAGAGCGAAAAGACTCTTCAGCGTCCCGGACAGCATGTTCTCGGCCTCGCCCTGCGCCTTCACGCCCTCGGCGCTCATGGCCGCACTGCGGGCCGCGACCACGCGCTCGAACGTCTCCTTCTCGTGCGCGGCGTAGGCCTTGACCGTCTCCACGAGGTTCGGGATCAAGTCGTAGCGGCGCTTAAGTTGGACGTCGATCTGCGACCACGCGTTGTCCACGCGGTTGCGCAGCGTGACGAGCCGGTTGTAGATGCCGATGACGGCGATGACCAGCACCACGAGCAGCAGCACCAGTCCACCCCCGCACAGCGTGAACCATCCCATCGTGTTCCTCCTCGATCGCGGTACCGAATCATGCGGCGCATGCTCTTTCCGAAGATACCCCAACTGAGCGGTGTCCGCCCACCGCTCGGGGTACACTCCTTCTCACGGTCCGATGCCCTCGGCACGCACACCTCGCGAAGACGGAGCCCTGCCTGTGATACCCATCCGCGACGAGAACCCGACCCACCGGATACCGTGGATAACGCTGCTGTTCATCGCCGCGAACGTCGCGGTGTTCATCTACGAACTCACGCTCGACCCGGTCGCGCTCGACGCGCTGTGGACTCGCTGGGCGTTCGTGCCGGGCCGGTTCGGCGCTGACCCGTTCTCGGTCGAACAGATCCTGACGCTGTTCACTGCGATGTTCATGCACGCCGGCTGGGTGCACGCGATCGGGAACCTCTTGTACCTCTGGATCTTCGGGAACAACATCGAGGACCGGTTTGGACCGGTCGGCTTCGTCGCCTTCTACCTCACCTGCGGGGTTGCCGCCTCGCTCGCCCAGTGGCTCGCTGACCCCGGGTCGATGGTGCCGATGATCGGCGCGAGCGGCGCGGTCGCCGGCGTCCTCGGCGCGTACATCCTGCTGTTCCCGGGCGCCTCGGTCGTGACGCTGATCCCTGTCTTCGTCTTCATCGAGGTCGCCCGCGTGCCGGCGTACCTGGTGATCGGATTCTGGTTCATCCTGCAGCTCGGCAACGGCCTCGTGTCGCTCAGCGCGGATGCTGCGGCAGCGGGCGGCGTGGCGTACTTCGCGCACATCGGAGGATTCGGGGCCGGTCTCGTGCTGGCGCTTCCTGCGGCGCTCGCGGCGCGTTCCCGAAGACGGGCACGCGCATCAGCCAGAACCCGGTGAATCAGTCCAGCTCGGCGAGCATGTCCTCAACGCACTCGATCGAGGCGAGCTGACGGCGGAAGTACTCGCAATACGGCTCGCCCGCGAGCTCGCGACGTGCCCGCAACTGCTGATCGGCCGAATCTTCTTCCTCGGCCTCTTCGTGCGCCCGCCTGCGTATCTCGTGGACGGCGCCTTCGTCGAGCTCCTCGGCATACCGGGCAAGCTCCATCGCGGCAACGAGAAGGTTCGGCACTTGCATCGCAGCGCGAAGCGACGCACCGCAGTGCGGGCACACGAAGACCACTTCGACGGACTCCGGCCCTCGGAAGACGACGGTCGAGATGTCTTCGAGACCCAGTTCCACACGGCCATCGTTGGGACAGATGAGCGTGAACTCCACCGGTCTCGCCTCCTCGCACTCTGTGTCTATGATACCGCCAGAGCGCCCGGATTGCTGTGCTAGTATCGCCGCATGCCGACGACCGAACCCCAGCAACTCGCATGCCCGTCCCACAGCGCGTCGTTCGCGCGGGGGATCAAGCTGGGCCTTCCTATCTTCCTCGGCTACGTGCCGGTGGGTGCGGCATTTGGCGTCGTCGCCCTCAGTCTCGGGTTCACGCCGTTCCAGGCGGTCGTATGCTCGGCGACCGCGCTTGCCGGCGCCGGACAGCTCATCGCACTCCAACTCATCGGCTCCGGCGCCTCGGTGATCGCCGTCGTTCTCACGACCGCCGTGGTCAACCTCCGGTACGTGCTGTTCGGAGCCGCCATGTCACCGCATGTGACGGGCGTCCGGCTTCCGGGACAAGCATTCCTCGCGTTCACCCTCACTGACGAGACGTTCGCCGTGAACATAGACGACCATCGGCGGTCGCTCGCGAACGCCTGGTCGATGGCGGGCGTCGGCACGATCGCCTGGACAGGGTGGGTGCTGGGCACCGCCGTCGGGGCATCTGCCGCCGGCGCCATCGGCGACCCCACGCGCTTCGGCGTACAGTTCGCCATGCCCGCGATGTTCACCGCACTGCTCGTGGCGCAGGCCGAGGACCGGCGCCATGTGCTCGCCAGTCTCGCCGCCGCGGCAATCGCAGTCGCCCTCATGCTGCTTCTTCCGGATCCCTGGTACCTCATCGCCGCGCCCATGATCGCCGCAACGGTCGCCACGGCGGTGACGCGATGAGCGCGGCCGCGCTGTGGGCGGTCATCGCAGGCATGGCGCTCGCGAACTTCGCGATCCGCTTCCCCTCGCTCGCCATCCTCTCCCGCGCCGAACTTCCGGGCTGGCTGAGACGCTGGCTCTCCTTCATCCCTGTGTCGGCGATGGCGACGCTCGTGGTGGGCGGCGTCCTGCGGCCCAACGGCGAATGGCTGCCGCCTCTGACGAGCCCGTACTTGTGGGCATCGCTCATCACCGGCCTCGTCTACTGGCGGTTCAGGAGCTTCCTCGGCGCCACCCTCGCCGGCGTCATCGCGTTTGTGGCGCTGCGCGCTGCCCTCGGGTAGACTCCCTGCGTGAGACCACACTCCCCGGGAGGCCCCATGTCGCTCGTTCACCCGTTCCGCGCCAGGATGTACCGTCACGATTCCGGCGCTGATCTCAGTACGCTGACGGCGCCTCCGTACGACGTGGTCACCCCCGAGCGCCGCGCCGAACTGCTCTCCGCCGAGCCGCACAACGTGGTCGCGCTCGAGCTACCTGAGGGCCCGCTCGACTCGAGCCTGCCTGGCAACCGCTACGAGACGGGCCGGGCGCTGTGGCAGTCGTGGTACGAGGAGGGCGTCCTCGTGGACGACGATTCGCCCGCGATCTACGTCGTGGAGCAGTCCTGGGAGTACGAAGGCCGCCACATCCGCCGGCGTGGGTTCGTCGCCGCTGTCCGCCTGCACCCGTTCGCCGATGGCGTGATCCTCCCCCACGAGCGCACGCTGCCCAAGGCGCTTTCCGACCGCCTCGATCTCACGCGCTCCACCGCAGCGAACCTGAGCCAGGTCTTCGGCCTGTTCTCCGACCCTGCTGGCGAGACCGACGGCATCTTCGATGCTCACATCACCACGGACCCGATGTTCACCGCGACCGATGCCGAAGGGGTGTTGAGCAAGGTCTGGGCGATCCGCGACGCCGGCACCATCGACGCGGTAGCCGGAATCATCGGCGAGCGCCCCGTCTTCATCGCCGATGGTCATCACCGATACACGACCGCACTCGCATACCGCGACGAGCGACATGCGGCCGACGCGGCGCTCGGCCACCCCACACCCGCCGATGCCGCATACGACTTCGTCATGATGACGCTCGTGAACATGGACGATTCCGAGCTGGTCGTGCTCCCAACCCATCGACTCGCGCGGGCAGATGGTCCGTTCGACGCTGTCTCGTTCTGGGAAGCCATGGCGAGCACCTTCGACCTCCTGGAGCCGCCCTCGCCCGTCCCCGCCTCGGTCGGCGACACCGGGCGCACGACGTTTCTCGTTCGGACCGCCGACGGCACCACACGCATCGCCTCGCTTCGCGCGGATGTCGATCCGGCATGCGTCATCACTGCCGATCGCTCAGACGAGTGGAAGCGCCTCGATGTCACCGTGCTCCAGGAGTTGGTGCTCAAACCACTCTTCGGCATCGATCCCGACCAGCCCGCTACGCTTGAGCGCCTCGGATTCGCCAAGGATGCGCACGAGGCTCTGCAAGTCGAGCATGCCGATGCCGCCTTCGTCGTCGCACCGACCAGGATGGACCAGCTCCGGGCGGTGGCGCTCGCGGGTGATACGATGCCGCAGAAGTCCACGTACTTCTACCCGAAGCTGCTCTCCGGGCTGCTCTTCCGCTCGCTCGCCTAAGCCCGACGACCTCCCACACCGGGAGCATTGCGCTCCACGAGCTTCGGGCAATCCGGCGACAGGCGGCACGCTTCACACCGCGGTTCCCGGGGGCGACACCAGTCCCGGCCGACCAGCCACGCTGCGAGATCGAGTGAACCTGGCGCTTCGGGACACGCACGCTGGGCGGCTGCGCGTATCGCGGCAGGCGTATCCTCGGCGGCCAGACCGCTGCGCAGGAACACGCGCCTCACATGGACGTCGTACGCTACCGAACCGCACTCGGCCCCTTCGAGATGCACGCCGAAATAGCGCATGAGAAGCTCAACGGCCATCGCTGCCTTCTTCTCGCCGATCCCGTCGAACTCGAGTAGGCGTCGAGTCACCTCCAGCACGTGCGTCCCCGGCTCCCAGATCGCCACCGCGCTGCCGCCGTAGTCGCGCAGCACGCGCGCGGCTGCGGCGCAGACCCACACCGGAAGCGTGTGGACGAAGCGGTGGAGTGCGGGCGGTGCGGCGATCGCGGCGGCAACGGGCCCGGGCTCGGCCGCCAGTCGGCTCAGATCGAAGTGACCGAGCCGCTCGGCCAGTACGTAGGGCGCAGCCCATGCGCGCTCGGCGGGAACACCCTGCGTAAACAGGACGCCGATCAGGAACGCCTCGGGACAACGCTTCACGAACGCGTCCGCTTCGGGCAGAACAGTGAAGGCGCCGCCCGTCTGCGCGGCGCCTGCCGCTGCGAGCTCGTCGCTGAAGAGGCGCAGCGCCCGCGCGACATCCACGCCGCGGTGGGCCATCAGAGGCGCGGCCCGTTCGACAGGAAGAAGACGCACCGCGTGCACGTCTCCTTGGCAGCCGCGCTGAAGTCGATCTCCGGGTTGAAGACGAGCATCGGATCCCCGGTGACCTGATGCGTCGGCCGGTCGCAGGCGGCGTAGTGACAGCCAAGCGGGCACTGCTCGTCGGGGTCGATCGCGTGCGGGCACCGCCCGCGCATCTCCTCATCGCACCCACGCTGAGACCAACACGCCACTGAACCTGCCTCCTTCATATCGCAGCCACGCACGCAGGCTGCTATTGTATCCGGATAGCGCCTTCCGCCGAAGCCCCGACCAGCGATTCAGCGGCGCTTCGTGTCGTCCGTCCGCACCAGGACGGCGCACCGTCCGTACTGTCCGTGGATCGCTTTCGTACCCGAAGGTGAGCTGATGAGCATTCCCGCCCTCGACCACTACGCCACGATCATCGCAGGCGCCGGCCCGGCCGGCGTTCTCGCAGCACTCCACGCCGCCGAGCGAGGTCCAGTCCTGCTGGTGGAGTCGGGTGCGCTGCCGCGCAACAAGAGTTGCGGTGGCATGCTCCACGAGCTGTCGATCGAGACCCTCCGACCCTACGGCGAGGTGCCCGAGAGCATCGTCAGCACGCCTCGGACGATCAACTTCCGCTACCACGACTGGGACCGCGGGATCCGCAAGGTCACCGCGCTTGAATTCCTCAACGTCAGCCGCGCCGGCTTCGACGAATGGCTTCTCGGGCTGCTGCCCGACAACGTCGAGGTGGCCCCCAAGACGACTCTGGCCGGGTTCCAGCAGTCCGCCGAGCGAGTCTCGGTCACACT
This genomic interval carries:
- the pdxT gene encoding pyridoxal 5'-phosphate synthase glutaminase subunit PdxT; the encoded protein is MVDVRVGVLALQGAFREHILDLEGLGASALAVRLPDQLEGLAGLIIPGGESTAIAKLMKTYGFYEAIRTRHAEGMAVWGTCAGAILMATEIADARSDQEPLGLMNATVRRNAYGRQVNSFEADLAFAHLDHPFRGVFIRAPLIEHVGDRAEVLAQHDGRTVAVREGDLLATTFHPELTGDPRVHRYFLDRVIGAR
- a CDS encoding AzlD domain-containing protein, which encodes MSAAALWAVIAGMALANFAIRFPSLAILSRAELPGWLRRWLSFIPVSAMATLVVGGVLRPNGEWLPPLTSPYLWASLITGLVYWRFRSFLGATLAGVIAFVALRAALG
- a CDS encoding DUF1015 domain-containing protein; the encoded protein is MSLVHPFRARMYRHDSGADLSTLTAPPYDVVTPERRAELLSAEPHNVVALELPEGPLDSSLPGNRYETGRALWQSWYEEGVLVDDDSPAIYVVEQSWEYEGRHIRRRGFVAAVRLHPFADGVILPHERTLPKALSDRLDLTRSTAANLSQVFGLFSDPAGETDGIFDAHITTDPMFTATDAEGVLSKVWAIRDAGTIDAVAGIIGERPVFIADGHHRYTTALAYRDERHAADAALGHPTPADAAYDFVMMTLVNMDDSELVVLPTHRLARADGPFDAVSFWEAMASTFDLLEPPSPVPASVGDTGRTTFLVRTADGTTRIASLRADVDPACVITADRSDEWKRLDVTVLQELVLKPLFGIDPDQPATLERLGFAKDAHEALQVEHADAAFVVAPTRMDQLRAVALAGDTMPQKSTYFYPKLLSGLLFRSLA
- the lgt gene encoding prolipoprotein diacylglyceryl transferase yields the protein MIAAIPYPNIDPVMLEIGPIAIRWYGLAYVAGFIVAGLVTRSLIRRWKVALTDDDLLDMVLVAVIGLVAGARIGYVVFYGVGAYWDDPLSILAFWDGGMSFHGGLIGIMLAGWLVARRKGIPVLQMFDLGAVGAPLGIFFGRVANFINGELWGRTTDVPWGMVFPRAPGDLPRHPSQLYEAVLEGLVIFCVLWVLSRRKRGDGLIVGTLLLLYAVFRTGIEFFREPDAQLGFIFGSLTMGQLLTLPLVFAGGWLVWRALAFGRAEAGDTP
- a CDS encoding LemA family protein, whose translation is MGWFTLCGGGLVLLLVVLVIAVIGIYNRLVTLRNRVDNAWSQIDVQLKRRYDLIPNLVETVKAYAAHEKETFERVVAARSAAMSAEGVKAQGEAENMLSGTLKSLFALAENYPDLKANQNFMMLQEELSGTESKIAYARQFYNDSVMTYNTSQQTFPSNVVAGMFGHSPRDYFEIGEEAKEPVKVQF
- the pdxS gene encoding pyridoxal 5'-phosphate synthase lyase subunit PdxS, producing the protein MSDNPITGTQRVKTGLAEMLKGGVIMDVVNAEQAKIAEDAGAVAVMSLERVPADIRAAGGVARMADPTRVEEIVAAVSVPVMAKCRIGHFVEAQILQSLGVDYIDESEVLTPADEEYHVNKWDFTVPFVCGARNLGEALRRIGEGAAMIRTKGEPGTGNVVEAVRHMRTMLDEIGWIAGLREEQLFGAAKDLQAPYELVKWVHENKTLPVVNFSAGGIATPADAALMMQLGCDGVFVGSGIFKSGDPSTRAKAIVEATTHYNDPDIIARVSRNLGEAMVGINISDIPDAERMQERGW
- a CDS encoding AzlC family ABC transporter permease, with the translated sequence MPTTEPQQLACPSHSASFARGIKLGLPIFLGYVPVGAAFGVVALSLGFTPFQAVVCSATALAGAGQLIALQLIGSGASVIAVVLTTAVVNLRYVLFGAAMSPHVTGVRLPGQAFLAFTLTDETFAVNIDDHRRSLANAWSMAGVGTIAWTGWVLGTAVGASAAGAIGDPTRFGVQFAMPAMFTALLVAQAEDRRHVLASLAAAAIAVALMLLLPDPWYLIAAPMIAATVATAVTR
- a CDS encoding rhomboid family intramembrane serine protease; its protein translation is MIPIRDENPTHRIPWITLLFIAANVAVFIYELTLDPVALDALWTRWAFVPGRFGADPFSVEQILTLFTAMFMHAGWVHAIGNLLYLWIFGNNIEDRFGPVGFVAFYLTCGVAASLAQWLADPGSMVPMIGASGAVAGVLGAYILLFPGASVVTLIPVFVFIEVARVPAYLVIGFWFILQLGNGLVSLSADAAAAGGVAYFAHIGGFGAGLVLALPAALAARSRRRARASARTR
- the htpX gene encoding zinc metalloprotease HtpX, coding for MYDQIASNKLRSTALIVVFVLLVALIGFVFGQATDWGYLGLVLALVVAFVMSWGSYWYSDRIVLALSHARPVARETEPYVVNTVEGLAIAAGLPVPRAYLIDDPAPNAFATGRNPENAAIALTTGLVQMMNRQELEGVIAHELSHIKNYDTLLQTLAAVLAGSVTLISEWMLRSFWWGGGRRRNSEAGQLGAIMMIAALVLAILSPLAASLIQLAISRRREFLADASAAMLTRYPPGLASALRKIGADPNQLRSANKATESLYIANPLKAQRAGGMNALFNTHPPLADRIARLEAM
- a CDS encoding DUF3048 domain-containing protein produces the protein MTRRTIVIVLVVVLALALAAGGLVACKKESPEVVGTWPEADTERTIDKPVEPPRWPLTGLEAPSAEAVTQRVVSVKIENSVESRPQTNLQLADVVYESVTEGGITRFNAMFHSQAPEELGPVRSARLSDTYIVPQYHALFGFSGASPAVNAAVNAAGIENLSEDAGVTGPFTRSKKHSAPHNLFASVSAFRAEGERRGMPATMSITGLTFDRASSTESTPTITQFTIPFSSYNTVTWTYDAATKSYLRENNGKAFNDAGTGEQLRATNVVVMWAQHKTASTDVAGSTTYEIVLTGSGLATVFRNGQRYDCTWEATADAPPVFKAADGTQVKLSPGNTWMQVIRPDVNISMQ